From the genome of Trichocoleus sp. FACHB-46, one region includes:
- a CDS encoding nuclear transport factor 2 family protein, with protein MSENNKAILEAANAAIAAGNYEGFLSFCTDDTKWTFVGDKTLNGKEAIRQYMAETYIKPPKFTVVNLIAEGDFVTAVGDITLEDADGKAAYYSYCDVWRFRGGKMVELKAFVIKNKVKDETSSAG; from the coding sequence ATGTCAGAGAACAATAAAGCCATCTTAGAAGCGGCAAACGCGGCGATCGCTGCAGGCAACTATGAAGGATTCTTGTCATTCTGCACTGACGACACGAAATGGACGTTCGTAGGGGACAAGACCCTGAACGGAAAAGAAGCTATTCGCCAATATATGGCAGAGACATACATAAAGCCGCCAAAGTTTACAGTTGTCAACTTAATCGCTGAAGGTGATTTCGTCACGGCAGTTGGCGACATCACACTGGAGGACGCAGACGGGAAGGCAGCTTATTACTCGTACTGCGATGTCTGGCGCTTTCGCGGCGGCAAGATGGTCGAATTAAAGGCTTTCGTGATCAAAAACAAGGTCAAGGATGAAACCAGTAGCGCAGGGTAA
- a CDS encoding type II CAAX prenyl endopeptidase Rce1 family protein, translating into MKNATYVEAARRGSHRWWRYLLGWSIILFAWLVVGTVASLLVAIAIGGQEGFAVFRQADYSTLGSMGSFLVIMVGFPCFLGGTLLTVSLIHRCPPLTLITAQEKISWYRVGHGFVAWFVPFCLIGGLGQYLFYPDTFSFNSDLAALALLVPIALIFTAIQTTEELFFRGYILQGASLIWSNRVFLVIVSAVIFTLPHLGNPEAITGGWLMVFSNYFLVPVLLWTVVSLIDGTLCRKNWCVVR; encoded by the coding sequence ATGAAAAATGCAACTTATGTAGAGGCTGCTCGGCGAGGTAGTCACCGCTGGTGGCGGTATCTTTTGGGCTGGTCAATCATCCTCTTTGCGTGGCTGGTTGTCGGCACCGTTGCCAGCTTACTCGTGGCGATCGCCATCGGCGGACAGGAGGGGTTTGCAGTGTTCAGGCAAGCGGATTACTCCACGCTCGGTTCTATGGGCAGCTTCCTGGTGATCATGGTGGGTTTCCCGTGCTTCCTCGGGGGAACCCTGCTCACCGTCTCCCTCATCCACCGCTGCCCTCCCCTAACGCTGATCACGGCGCAGGAGAAGATAAGCTGGTATCGCGTCGGGCATGGGTTCGTGGCGTGGTTCGTGCCATTCTGCCTAATCGGTGGGCTGGGACAGTACCTCTTCTACCCCGACACCTTTTCCTTTAACTCCGACCTGGCAGCGTTGGCGCTCCTCGTACCGATCGCACTGATCTTCACCGCCATCCAAACCACCGAGGAGCTTTTCTTCCGTGGATACATCTTGCAGGGTGCGAGCCTCATCTGGAGTAACCGTGTCTTTTTGGTGATCGTGTCAGCCGTGATCTTCACGCTGCCGCACCTCGGCAACCCGGAGGCGATCACGGGTGGCTGGCTGATGGTCTTTTCTAACTACTTCCTCGTTCCGGTTCTGTTGTGGACTGTGGTCTCGTTGATTGACGGAACGTTGTGTCGCAAAAATTGGTGTGTGGTAAGGTAA